The following proteins are encoded in a genomic region of Streptomyces gobiensis:
- a CDS encoding TerD family protein translates to MTVNLSKGQAISLQKSDGGTLTAVRMGLGWQAAPRRGLFGKRTREVDLDASAVLFADKQPVDVVFFRHLTSDDGSVTHTGDNLVGGVGQGGDDEAILVDLQRVPVHIDQIIFTVNSFTGQTFAEVENAFCRLVDEANGQELARYTLAGGGDYTAQIMAKVQRQGNGWSMTAIGAPANGRTFQDLMPAVLPHL, encoded by the coding sequence GTGACGGTCAACTTGTCCAAGGGACAGGCGATCAGCCTGCAGAAGTCCGATGGAGGCACCCTGACCGCGGTGCGCATGGGACTCGGCTGGCAGGCGGCACCCCGCCGCGGGCTGTTCGGCAAGCGCACAAGGGAAGTCGATCTCGACGCCTCGGCGGTGCTCTTCGCCGACAAACAGCCGGTGGATGTGGTCTTCTTCCGTCATCTGACCAGCGACGACGGTTCGGTGACGCACACCGGTGACAACCTGGTCGGCGGCGTCGGGCAGGGCGGTGACGACGAGGCCATCCTGGTGGATCTGCAGCGGGTCCCGGTGCACATCGACCAGATCATTTTTACCGTCAACTCCTTCACCGGACAGACCTTCGCCGAGGTGGAGAACGCCTTCTGCCGACTGGTCGACGAGGCCAATGGCCAGGAGCTGGCGCGCTACACCCTGGCCGGAGGCGGTGACTACACCGCGCAGATCATGGCCAAGGTGCAGCGGCAGGGCAATGGCTGGTCGATGACCGCCATCGGCGCCCCGGCCAACGGCCGCACCTTCCAGGACCTGATGCCCGCGGTCCTGCCCCATCTCTGA